A genomic segment from Streptomyces antibioticus encodes:
- a CDS encoding pore-forming ESAT-6 family protein codes for MPQNQDRRSYDTGASGEVQISLQSVIGQLERVLTDRERAVKAAMADFAADGVADEYHGKEMRWHRAAGEVREIIRLVRTTMEQNDGTAQSTLARAKAAVDSIG; via the coding sequence CCTACGACACCGGCGCCTCCGGCGAAGTCCAGATCAGCTTGCAAAGCGTCATCGGCCAGTTGGAGCGCGTGCTGACCGACCGTGAGCGCGCGGTGAAGGCCGCGATGGCCGACTTCGCCGCGGACGGCGTCGCCGACGAGTACCACGGCAAGGAGATGCGCTGGCACCGCGCCGCCGGCGAGGTCCGCGAGATCATCCGGCTGGTGCGCACGACGATGGAACAGAACGACGGAACCGCGCAGTCGACCCTGGCCAGAGCGAAGGCGGCCGTCGACAGCATCGGCTGA
- a CDS encoding DUF6507 family protein: MPRWDISPSGVGSVVSNVAEVMRVLDDIVQAYAKDVEGAATAAGTLAPGGAAGEHKGQTGLVAAALAEFIEATADELQFIGTRVGKTVNGAVEATVAYREGDLEMAAEVQRRASGVVMPDMPADWKAGRL; encoded by the coding sequence ATGCCGAGGTGGGACATATCTCCGTCCGGGGTCGGAAGTGTGGTCTCGAACGTCGCAGAGGTCATGAGAGTCCTGGACGACATCGTCCAGGCGTACGCCAAGGATGTGGAGGGCGCGGCCACCGCGGCCGGGACGCTCGCGCCGGGCGGGGCGGCCGGGGAGCACAAAGGGCAGACCGGTCTGGTGGCCGCCGCCCTCGCGGAGTTCATCGAGGCCACGGCCGACGAGTTGCAGTTCATCGGCACACGCGTCGGCAAAACGGTCAACGGCGCTGTGGAGGCCACCGTCGCGTACCGGGAGGGCGACCTGGAGATGGCGGCCGAGGTGCAGCGGCGGGCGTCCGGGGTGGTCATGCCGGACATGCCGGCCGACTGGAAGGCGGGCCGTCTGTGA
- a CDS encoding immunity 49 family protein, with product MALRAHCVNDPRAAKAETWEAAVAAMQLGSALFAVTGVSEGTVECRIHYKVRALSALGPLSTADAGNWLTAFWLAVVCREPRRMTQLCEIPLERLRSPQGQYDEYVYHWVDTLQTYWLRRPGLVEKLTTTLQMSHPDVARITPRDLLDGVLYPPIHLFSRLITNDWDGFASGLIEALRLHQAYWTLNEERAADIDGSIALGPLAMACWAFDGQVALGVESDYLPEHLVQHSWLGEFPT from the coding sequence ATGGCACTGCGTGCCCACTGTGTGAACGACCCGCGGGCAGCCAAGGCAGAGACCTGGGAAGCCGCAGTCGCCGCAATGCAGTTGGGTTCCGCGCTATTCGCCGTGACCGGGGTGAGCGAGGGGACTGTCGAATGCCGCATCCATTACAAGGTCCGCGCCCTCTCCGCCCTCGGCCCCCTCTCCACCGCCGACGCCGGCAACTGGCTCACCGCCTTCTGGCTGGCGGTCGTCTGCCGCGAACCCCGGCGCATGACACAGCTGTGCGAGATCCCGCTGGAGCGCCTGCGGTCGCCGCAGGGGCAGTACGACGAGTACGTCTACCACTGGGTCGACACACTGCAGACGTACTGGCTCCGGCGGCCCGGGCTGGTCGAGAAGCTCACCACCACCCTCCAGATGTCGCATCCCGACGTGGCCCGTATCACCCCCCGCGACCTGCTCGACGGCGTCCTCTATCCGCCGATCCACCTCTTCTCCCGCCTGATCACGAACGACTGGGACGGCTTCGCCTCGGGCCTGATCGAGGCACTGAGGCTCCACCAGGCGTACTGGACCCTGAACGAGGAACGGGCCGCAGACATCGACGGCAGCATCGCGCTGGGCCCGCTGGCGATGGCCTGCTGGGCCTTTGACGGGCAGGTCGCCCTCGGCGTGGAGTCGGACTACCTCCCCGAGCACCTCGTCCAGCACAGCTGGCTCGGCGAGTTCCCGACCTGA
- the eccD gene encoding type VII secretion integral membrane protein EccD: MSRSATGDRTVLSRVTLVGERRRVDLVLPSREPVGVLLPEIMRLLDDRVGSRPEARHLVTADGSALAHDSSLESAGVPDGAVLRLVRVEDAPSAPVVHDVSDEVADDLDVRAWRWRPAVRRVVAGLATVFWAVTAGIVARREFDLSAVGAGLLAVAGVGALAGVLCGRARRPGLATTLIITAGATAVLATWTCADAYDWSGALRLAGLAVPATVALLLAGWFTPLGRGALIGAGAVGGCLVLWESAVALQGGAGSPTGQARVGALLAVVCVVALGVLPRLALMASGLSGLDDRRSGGASVSRYQVATALAATHRGLAIATAVLAGSAAAAGILVLRSVSVWTVLLGVVVMMALGLRARAFPLTAEIVVLLVAASVVAVRLVVVWLERTAAAGPVVALALLAVVPLVVLSVDPAEHVRVRLRRVGDVLESVSVIAMLPLVIGAFGVYGRLLGTFA; the protein is encoded by the coding sequence TTGAGCCGCTCGGCGACCGGCGACCGTACGGTGCTCAGCCGGGTCACCTTGGTCGGCGAGCGGCGCCGGGTCGACCTCGTGCTGCCCTCGCGGGAGCCGGTCGGGGTTCTTCTGCCCGAGATCATGCGGCTGTTGGACGACCGCGTGGGTTCGCGCCCCGAGGCACGGCATCTGGTCACCGCGGACGGCTCGGCGCTGGCGCACGACTCTTCGTTGGAGTCGGCGGGCGTGCCGGACGGGGCCGTGCTGCGGCTGGTACGCGTGGAGGACGCGCCGTCGGCCCCGGTCGTGCATGACGTGAGCGACGAGGTCGCCGACGATCTGGACGTGCGGGCGTGGCGGTGGCGGCCCGCGGTGCGCAGGGTCGTCGCCGGGCTCGCCACGGTGTTCTGGGCGGTGACGGCCGGGATCGTGGCGCGCCGGGAGTTCGATCTGTCGGCGGTCGGTGCCGGGCTGCTCGCCGTCGCCGGCGTGGGTGCCCTCGCCGGGGTGCTGTGCGGACGCGCGCGGCGGCCAGGGCTTGCCACCACGTTGATCATCACCGCCGGTGCGACGGCCGTTCTCGCCACCTGGACCTGCGCCGACGCCTACGACTGGTCCGGCGCGCTGCGGCTGGCGGGGCTCGCGGTGCCCGCCACCGTCGCGTTGTTGCTCGCCGGGTGGTTCACGCCGCTGGGACGCGGGGCTCTGATCGGGGCCGGCGCGGTCGGCGGATGCCTGGTGTTGTGGGAATCGGCCGTCGCCCTTCAGGGCGGGGCCGGGAGCCCGACCGGGCAGGCCCGGGTCGGCGCGCTGCTCGCCGTCGTCTGCGTCGTCGCGCTGGGTGTGCTGCCGCGGCTCGCGCTGATGGCGTCGGGGCTGTCCGGGCTGGACGACCGCCGATCGGGCGGAGCGTCGGTGAGCCGGTACCAGGTGGCCACCGCCCTGGCGGCCACCCATCGCGGGCTGGCGATCGCGACCGCCGTGCTGGCCGGTTCCGCGGCCGCCGCCGGGATTCTGGTGCTGCGCTCGGTGTCGGTGTGGACGGTGCTGCTCGGTGTCGTCGTCATGATGGCGCTCGGGCTGCGGGCGCGTGCGTTTCCGCTCACCGCCGAGATCGTGGTGCTGCTCGTCGCCGCGTCCGTCGTCGCGGTGCGGCTCGTCGTGGTGTGGCTGGAACGGACCGCGGCGGCTGGGCCCGTCGTCGCACTCGCCCTGCTCGCGGTCGTCCCCCTCGTGGTGCTGAGCGTGGATCCCGCCGAGCATGTGCGGGTGAGACTGCGGCGGGTCGGCGATGTCCTGGAGTCGGTGTCCGTGATCGCCATGCTTCCGCTCGTCATCGGCGCGTTCGGGGTGTACGGGCGACTGCTGGGCACCTTCGCGTAG
- a CDS encoding AAA family ATPase, producing MTGGGDWQRDLLRELAPGDDPGHTSIRSSAAEPDALPPSPARAEAVPVPEPSPTARPVPRQVHSPAVSAPPPESLPTVDPRLAIALGSPRHGDSLGRRTGRTLRRLTAAAGQDVVEQTHFAQELQQPVTTGRVIAVTSIRGGVGKSTVSALLGRTFNHYRHDPVLTLEADAALGTLPVRMGANTVRWSCADLARILTPSMQLTDVTGYLVPVTDGGWLLPAGQGRVGAPLDTHTYLTVTTALRRYFAVTVVDCETLPGEVARTAMDTAHARVVVAPMTAEGVHGTRQVLDWLGRLPHSALASTVVVLSAASPDTTLDAKTAAAHLREPGVPVVPLPYDRHLAQGGPMHTAMLGRATRDAAVRLAAEVMQSAVRVR from the coding sequence ATGACCGGAGGAGGAGACTGGCAGCGCGACCTGCTGCGCGAGCTGGCCCCCGGCGACGACCCTGGTCACACGTCGATCCGGTCTTCCGCAGCCGAGCCTGACGCGCTCCCGCCTTCGCCCGCACGAGCGGAAGCGGTACCGGTTCCCGAGCCGTCCCCCACCGCCCGTCCGGTACCGCGCCAGGTGCACAGCCCGGCCGTGTCCGCCCCGCCTCCCGAATCCCTCCCCACCGTCGACCCTCGCCTCGCCATCGCCCTCGGCAGCCCCCGGCACGGCGATTCCCTCGGCCGACGCACCGGGCGCACGCTGCGCCGGCTGACCGCCGCCGCCGGCCAGGACGTCGTCGAACAGACCCACTTCGCCCAAGAGCTCCAGCAACCGGTCACGACCGGCCGGGTGATCGCGGTGACCTCGATCCGCGGCGGGGTCGGCAAATCCACGGTGTCCGCCCTGTTGGGCCGCACGTTCAACCACTACCGGCACGACCCGGTACTCACCCTGGAGGCGGACGCCGCCCTGGGCACCCTGCCGGTGCGGATGGGCGCGAACACCGTGCGCTGGTCCTGCGCCGACCTCGCCCGGATCCTCACCCCCTCCATGCAACTGACCGATGTCACCGGCTATCTGGTGCCCGTGACCGACGGCGGCTGGCTGCTGCCCGCAGGCCAGGGCAGGGTGGGCGCTCCGCTGGACACGCACACCTACTTGACGGTGACAACGGCGCTCCGGCGCTATTTCGCGGTGACGGTCGTGGACTGCGAGACGCTGCCCGGCGAGGTGGCCCGCACCGCGATGGACACCGCCCACGCGCGGGTCGTGGTGGCCCCCATGACCGCGGAGGGCGTGCACGGCACCCGACAAGTTCTCGACTGGCTCGGCAGGTTGCCGCATTCCGCCCTGGCCTCCACGGTCGTGGTGCTCAGCGCCGCCTCGCCCGACACCACGCTGGACGCGAAGACGGCCGCCGCCCACCTTCGCGAACCCGGCGTGCCCGTGGTCCCGCTGCCCTACGACCGTCATCTCGCCCAAGGAGGCCCCATGCACACCGCCATGCTGGGCCGAGCCACCCGCGATGCGGCCGTCCGTCTGGCGGCCGAAGTGATGCAGTCGGCGGTTCGCGTCCGATGA
- the eccCb gene encoding type VII secretion protein EccCb gives MTQQIVHRPARSSRPLVPAEPRTIEAPPNLPEGKIGNAATALLPMAGVLSSVVLMTVVRNSRFAAIGAIVLVVALLGAVALFLSQRGKAQRTRRVQRERYLEYLEEQREELGAVERERRQRSKLLNPPPEALYDLVRDPARLWERRRQDADFLRVRAGTGEMPAQEPAIGLNSTGGVLTPPDPFMLNEARALRKRFGTATDFPLTVPLDRAGNVSVVGDRDGVLRVARALLLHTAVTHAPDDVAVALATADESEWTWAKWLPHVLDTQVYDGAVAARRIAPDPAELSRLCAPELRRRAGYAAEVRRGLSGRGADALRLMSRMLVISDTYGDTAAELPRPDSAIGLPDMGVTVLHLLQRQVHEPDQVGVRITVHGDRIVVDDLRTPNAPPAHGISDPVTVPGAEGIARMLAPLRLSAESAAEGTPVSGPVGFPALLGIDDPAALDLARLWAPRGERDFLRVPIGLTDRHEPVLLDLKESSQLGMGPHGLCVGATGSGKSELLRTLVLALAATHSPQDLALVLIDYKGGATFAPFAELPHVAGVITNLENQAGLVERVHSSLAGEVKRRQQVLKDAGNIADIGQYAMLRATTRPDLEPLPHLFVVIDEFGELITAKPDFIDLFLSIGRIGRSIGVHLLLSSQRIEGGRLKGLDTYLSYRLGLRTFSADESRTVLDTTDAFNLPPLPGFGYLKVDTSTYERFKAGYVSGAHHGPVAREERDDTPHARPYPTYNTPYEAEAVEEPIATRRETGPSVMSVMVGQLATAAPPVRRIWLPPLPDATTLDTAAGPLRAGTDGLRLAHGRGPLHIPLGTLDDPARQRQQPWLLDLTTAGGHAAVIGGPQSGKTTLLRTLALSLALTHTPYDVAVYGLDLVGGGLSALAGLPHVGGIAGRADHERAARTVAEVRAMLARREEAYRELGIDSVDQLRHLRAQGKLPDLGATDIVLLIDGFGALREEFANLDDAVADLLRRGGGYGIHVVAGMLRWNDVRIATQSMFGTRIELRLNDPADSSVDRKLSETLTPDTPGRALTDGKLFAQVALPRIDNHPATDDLGPALERTARTVRASWHGELAPPVRVLPTRLSVTKLPTPAAEPTRTPVGVDQDTLSPVMLDLFGADQHLLILGDNECGKTNLLKLIATRLVERYGDKELVFGVFDPRRGLRGTIPEPYRGGYAHNAKLAVALSTGIATELKKRLPETADPDALLTDEPAFSGPRIVILVDDYDILTTAGQQPLTPFLPYLSSAQDIGLHFVLARRTAGASRALYEPLLTALRETGATTLLMSGERTEGQLFPGLYATHQPPGRGTLVRRARPHQLIQTALTDEAP, from the coding sequence ATGACCCAGCAGATCGTCCATCGGCCCGCACGATCCTCCCGCCCGCTCGTCCCCGCCGAGCCGCGCACCATCGAGGCGCCCCCGAACCTGCCCGAGGGCAAGATCGGCAACGCGGCCACCGCACTGCTGCCCATGGCCGGCGTGCTCAGCTCGGTCGTGCTGATGACGGTCGTCCGCAACAGCCGGTTCGCCGCGATCGGCGCGATCGTGCTCGTCGTGGCACTGCTCGGCGCGGTGGCGCTGTTCCTGTCCCAGCGGGGCAAGGCCCAGCGCACCCGGCGTGTCCAGCGGGAGCGATACCTGGAGTATCTGGAGGAGCAGCGCGAGGAACTGGGCGCGGTCGAACGGGAACGCAGGCAACGGTCGAAGCTGCTCAACCCCCCGCCGGAGGCTCTGTACGACCTGGTACGCGATCCCGCCCGGCTGTGGGAGCGGCGACGGCAGGACGCCGACTTCCTGCGGGTGCGGGCCGGCACCGGGGAGATGCCGGCGCAGGAGCCGGCCATCGGTCTGAACAGTACGGGCGGGGTGCTGACCCCACCGGATCCGTTCATGCTCAACGAGGCCCGCGCCCTGCGGAAGCGCTTCGGCACGGCCACCGACTTCCCGCTCACCGTGCCGCTGGACCGGGCCGGGAACGTCAGCGTCGTCGGTGACCGCGACGGTGTCCTCCGCGTCGCCCGCGCACTCCTGCTGCACACGGCCGTGACGCACGCGCCGGACGACGTCGCCGTCGCTCTCGCCACGGCCGACGAGTCCGAGTGGACGTGGGCGAAGTGGCTGCCCCATGTCCTCGACACCCAGGTGTACGACGGCGCCGTCGCCGCCCGCCGGATCGCACCGGACCCGGCCGAACTGTCCCGGCTGTGCGCCCCCGAACTGCGCCGGCGCGCCGGGTACGCGGCCGAGGTGCGCCGTGGCCTGTCCGGCCGGGGCGCGGATGCCCTGCGCCTGATGTCGCGCATGCTCGTGATCAGCGACACCTACGGCGACACCGCGGCCGAACTGCCCCGTCCCGACTCGGCGATCGGCCTGCCGGACATGGGCGTCACGGTGCTGCACCTGCTTCAGCGGCAGGTGCACGAGCCCGACCAGGTCGGTGTGCGCATCACCGTCCACGGCGACCGGATCGTCGTCGACGACCTGCGCACGCCGAACGCGCCCCCGGCGCACGGGATCTCCGACCCGGTGACCGTCCCCGGCGCGGAGGGCATCGCCCGCATGCTGGCCCCGCTGCGGCTCTCCGCGGAGTCCGCGGCCGAGGGCACGCCGGTGTCCGGCCCGGTCGGCTTCCCCGCCCTGCTCGGGATCGACGACCCGGCCGCCCTCGACCTGGCACGGCTGTGGGCCCCGCGCGGTGAGCGCGACTTCCTGCGCGTCCCCATCGGACTCACCGACCGCCACGAGCCGGTGCTGCTGGACCTCAAGGAGTCCTCTCAGCTCGGCATGGGCCCGCACGGGCTGTGCGTGGGCGCCACCGGCTCCGGCAAGAGCGAACTGCTGCGCACCCTCGTCCTCGCACTCGCGGCCACCCACTCCCCGCAGGACCTGGCGCTGGTCCTGATCGACTACAAGGGCGGTGCCACCTTCGCCCCGTTCGCCGAACTCCCGCACGTGGCCGGGGTGATCACCAACCTGGAGAACCAGGCCGGGCTCGTCGAACGCGTCCATTCCAGCCTGGCCGGCGAGGTCAAACGCCGCCAGCAGGTCCTCAAGGACGCCGGGAACATCGCCGACATCGGCCAGTACGCCATGCTGCGTGCCACGACCCGCCCCGACCTCGAGCCCCTTCCGCATCTGTTCGTCGTCATCGACGAGTTCGGCGAACTCATCACCGCCAAACCGGACTTCATCGACCTGTTCCTGTCCATCGGCCGCATCGGCCGCTCCATCGGCGTTCATCTGCTGCTGTCCAGCCAGCGCATCGAGGGCGGCAGACTCAAGGGCCTGGACACCTACTTGTCCTACCGTCTCGGCCTGCGCACCTTCTCCGCCGACGAGTCCCGCACCGTCCTGGACACCACCGACGCCTTCAACCTGCCGCCGTTGCCCGGCTTCGGCTACCTCAAGGTCGACACGTCCACGTACGAGCGGTTCAAGGCCGGGTACGTCTCCGGCGCCCACCACGGCCCCGTTGCGCGCGAGGAGCGGGACGACACCCCGCACGCCCGGCCGTATCCGACGTACAACACCCCCTACGAAGCCGAGGCGGTGGAGGAGCCCATCGCCACCAGGCGCGAGACCGGGCCGAGCGTCATGTCCGTCATGGTCGGCCAACTCGCCACCGCGGCACCCCCGGTACGCCGGATCTGGCTGCCTCCGCTGCCCGACGCCACCACCCTGGACACAGCCGCAGGCCCCCTCCGGGCCGGTACGGACGGTCTCCGCCTCGCCCACGGCCGAGGCCCGCTGCACATCCCGCTCGGCACTCTCGACGACCCGGCCCGGCAACGGCAGCAGCCATGGCTGCTGGACCTGACCACCGCCGGCGGACACGCGGCGGTCATCGGCGGCCCGCAGTCCGGCAAGACCACTCTGTTGCGCACCCTCGCCCTGTCGCTGGCCCTCACCCACACCCCGTACGACGTCGCCGTGTACGGCCTCGACCTCGTCGGCGGCGGCCTGTCCGCGCTGGCCGGGCTGCCGCACGTCGGCGGCATCGCCGGCCGCGCCGACCACGAACGCGCCGCCCGCACCGTCGCCGAGGTGCGCGCCATGCTCGCCCGGCGCGAGGAGGCGTACCGCGAGCTGGGCATCGACTCCGTCGACCAACTGCGCCATCTGCGCGCCCAGGGCAAGCTCCCGGACCTGGGCGCCACCGACATCGTGCTGCTCATCGACGGATTCGGCGCTCTGCGCGAGGAGTTCGCCAATCTCGACGACGCGGTGGCCGACCTGCTCAGACGCGGCGGCGGCTACGGCATCCACGTCGTGGCGGGCATGCTGCGCTGGAACGACGTCCGCATCGCCACCCAGTCGATGTTCGGCACCCGCATCGAGCTGCGCCTGAACGACCCGGCCGACTCCTCCGTCGACCGTAAGCTCTCCGAGACCCTCACCCCTGACACCCCCGGCCGAGCGCTGACCGACGGCAAGCTGTTCGCGCAGGTGGCCCTGCCCCGGATCGACAACCACCCGGCGACCGACGATCTGGGCCCGGCCCTGGAACGTACGGCCCGCACCGTCCGCGCCTCCTGGCACGGGGAACTCGCCCCGCCCGTAAGGGTTCTGCCCACCCGCCTCTCCGTCACCAAGCTGCCCACCCCGGCAGCGGAGCCGACGCGGACACCTGTCGGCGTCGACCAGGACACCCTCTCGCCCGTGATGCTCGACCTCTTCGGCGCCGACCAGCACCTGCTGATCCTCGGCGACAACGAATGCGGCAAGACCAACCTGCTGAAGCTGATCGCCACCCGGCTCGTCGAGCGCTACGGGGACAAGGAACTCGTCTTCGGCGTCTTCGACCCGCGCCGCGGCCTGCGCGGCACGATCCCCGAGCCCTACCGCGGCGGCTACGCCCACAACGCCAAGCTCGCCGTCGCCCTGTCCACCGGCATCGCCACGGAGCTGAAAAAGCGTCTGCCGGAGACGGCCGACCCGGATGCGCTGCTGACCGACGAGCCCGCCTTCTCCGGACCGCGGATCGTCATCCTGGTCGACGACTACGACATCCTCACCACGGCCGGGCAGCAACCGCTGACGCCCTTCCTGCCGTACCTCTCCTCCGCCCAGGACATCGGCCTGCACTTCGTCCTCGCCCGCCGCACCGCCGGCGCCTCCCGTGCCCTGTACGAGCCGCTGCTGACCGCCCTGCGCGAGACCGGCGCCACCACTCTCCTCATGAGCGGAGAGCGCACCGAGGGCCAGCTCTTCCCCGGCCTGTACGCCACCCATCAGCCTCCCGGCCGAGGCACTCTCGTCCGCCGCGCACGCCCCCACCAGCTGATCCAGACCGCCCTCACCGACGAGGCCCCGTGA
- a CDS encoding DUF6177 family protein, translating to MTKDVIALTPEMPDLPTLLAGLYAGGPDLGVNTTADGAVVQLCAPDGRPLVSVEAPLLVQVPGETARLLGGAVGEGPVWWTEARASTAVAEAGRLAGSFAGRLVTVLGGTVWPPEAATTDVVPLTTDVPAIPVPATGTPAVDVLTATTAVVLQDRPLVAMTSWLSDALRTATAADRALQIVTPPTARLTLPTRTALRGLPNRWVVQDPEHGCYDGLSGAVLHWENGTFTPVRDQDGTASVAEAFRTASETGERQLLLTLRTRQPAAADLVLGRALETAFRHLTGSAPAGWSTAEPVNLPWSTRQLTDLARARAPRPSWLIAVGHSDRPALATIRVLRTTAGVEEDITLALGYGRNETPPLQTIEALAAELDAEHGLVTLLTALRAARRDLTVPPRLEPPPIPMTFTLGHEEARRIGRPPRAEQPPLGLTPTRLGPPAEPALHYPLGDGTDPSSWSTFQRLTRHLRQQA from the coding sequence GTGACCAAGGACGTCATCGCCCTCACCCCCGAGATGCCGGATCTGCCCACCCTCCTCGCGGGCCTCTACGCCGGCGGCCCCGACCTCGGCGTGAACACCACCGCCGACGGCGCTGTCGTCCAGCTCTGCGCCCCCGACGGCCGCCCCCTGGTCTCGGTGGAGGCACCCCTCCTCGTCCAGGTCCCGGGTGAGACCGCCCGTCTGCTGGGTGGCGCGGTCGGGGAAGGGCCGGTGTGGTGGACCGAGGCCCGCGCCTCCACCGCCGTGGCCGAGGCCGGACGGCTGGCCGGCTCGTTCGCCGGGCGGCTGGTGACCGTGCTGGGCGGCACGGTCTGGCCGCCGGAGGCAGCCACCACGGACGTGGTGCCCCTCACCACCGACGTCCCGGCGATCCCGGTCCCGGCCACCGGCACCCCCGCGGTGGACGTCCTCACCGCAACGACGGCCGTCGTCCTCCAGGACCGCCCCCTGGTCGCCATGACCAGCTGGCTGTCCGACGCCCTGCGCACCGCGACGGCCGCCGACCGTGCCCTGCAGATCGTCACTCCGCCCACCGCGCGCCTCACCCTGCCCACCCGCACCGCCCTGCGCGGCCTGCCCAACCGCTGGGTCGTCCAGGACCCCGAGCACGGCTGCTACGACGGTCTGTCCGGGGCCGTGCTCCACTGGGAGAACGGCACCTTCACCCCCGTACGCGACCAGGACGGGACCGCCTCCGTGGCCGAGGCGTTCAGGACAGCCTCCGAGACCGGTGAACGCCAGCTTCTCCTCACCCTGCGCACCCGACAGCCCGCGGCCGCGGACCTCGTCCTCGGCCGCGCCCTGGAGACCGCCTTCCGGCATCTGACCGGCTCCGCACCAGCAGGCTGGAGCACCGCCGAACCGGTCAATCTTCCCTGGTCCACCCGCCAGTTGACCGACCTGGCCCGCGCCCGTGCGCCCCGCCCGAGCTGGCTGATCGCCGTCGGGCACTCCGACCGGCCCGCTCTCGCCACCATCCGCGTGCTCCGGACGACGGCCGGCGTCGAAGAGGACATCACCCTCGCGCTCGGCTACGGCAGGAACGAAACACCGCCTCTGCAGACCATCGAGGCTCTCGCGGCCGAACTCGACGCCGAGCATGGCCTCGTCACGCTGCTCACGGCCCTCCGAGCCGCCCGCCGCGACCTCACCGTCCCCCCACGGCTCGAACCCCCTCCGATCCCCATGACCTTCACGCTCGGCCACGAAGAGGCCCGGCGCATCGGCCGTCCGCCCCGCGCCGAGCAACCACCCCTCGGCCTCACCCCCACACGACTCGGCCCCCCGGCCGAACCGGCCCTCCACTACCCCCTGGGGGATGGAACCGACCCCAGCTCCTGGTCCACCTTCCAACGCCTCACCCGACACCTCAGGCAGCAGGCATGA
- a CDS encoding DMT family transporter → MTARGWFLFSLMGVVWGIPYLLIKVAVDADLSTSMVVFTRCALGALLLLPFAIRQGGLVRTVRAHWAPMLAFACIEIIGPWFTLTDAERHLSSSTAGLLIAGVPIVGVQAARLLGDTEALGVRRIVGLALGLGGVAVLTLPHLTGGDARSLAEVFVTVVGYATAPLIAARRLKNVPTLQLIVPCLLLAALVYAPSAAATWPSETPAPSVLGALAALGVVCTAVAFVAFLELIKEIGPTRSTVITYVNPAVAVAAGALFLDEPLTAGILAAFALILAGSVLATAATGPRKKLHAPSPAPATSDLCPDQGEARTG, encoded by the coding sequence ATGACTGCACGCGGCTGGTTCCTGTTCTCCCTGATGGGAGTGGTCTGGGGCATCCCCTACCTGCTGATCAAGGTGGCGGTGGACGCCGACCTCTCCACGTCCATGGTGGTGTTCACGCGCTGTGCGCTGGGCGCCCTGCTCCTGCTCCCCTTCGCGATCCGCCAGGGCGGCCTGGTACGCACCGTGCGGGCGCACTGGGCGCCGATGCTGGCCTTCGCGTGCATCGAGATCATCGGCCCGTGGTTCACCCTGACCGACGCCGAACGTCACCTCTCCAGCTCGACGGCGGGCCTGCTGATCGCGGGCGTCCCGATCGTCGGCGTCCAGGCGGCCCGGCTCCTCGGCGACACGGAGGCGCTCGGCGTACGCCGGATCGTGGGCCTGGCCCTCGGCCTGGGCGGGGTGGCCGTCCTGACCCTGCCGCACCTCACCGGCGGGGACGCCCGGTCGCTGGCGGAGGTGTTCGTTACGGTCGTCGGCTACGCCACGGCGCCCCTGATCGCGGCGCGCCGCCTCAAGAACGTGCCCACGCTCCAGCTCATCGTCCCCTGCCTGCTCCTGGCGGCCCTGGTCTACGCCCCCTCGGCGGCGGCCACCTGGCCGTCCGAAACCCCCGCCCCCTCCGTCCTGGGGGCCCTCGCCGCCCTCGGCGTCGTCTGCACGGCGGTGGCCTTCGTCGCCTTCCTCGAACTGATCAAGGAGATCGGCCCCACCCGCTCGACGGTCATCACGTACGTCAACCCGGCGGTGGCGGTGGCCGCGGGCGCCCTGTTCCTGGACGAACCCCTGACGGCCGGCATCCTGGCGGCCTTCGCGTTGATCCTGGCGGGCTCGGTCCTGGCGACGGCGGCGACGGGCCCCCGCAAGAAGCTCCACGCCCCTTCCCCTGCGCCCGCCACTTCGGACCTCTGCCCGGACCAGGGCGAGGCACGGACGGGCTGA